The following are encoded together in the Magnetospirillum gryphiswaldense MSR-1 v2 genome:
- a CDS encoding cell division protein ZapA, which yields MALVNLSINGRLHEIACDDSQVARVHVLGQMVDGIAQDLLRQLGNVPDTRLMVMVALSLADELAEARENLNALNDDLSNLDQGDERMAQGIETLAERIEAIAERLERP from the coding sequence ATGGCCCTGGTCAACCTGTCCATCAACGGACGCTTGCATGAAATCGCCTGCGACGATTCCCAGGTGGCCCGCGTCCATGTGCTGGGGCAGATGGTCGACGGCATCGCCCAGGATCTGCTGCGTCAGCTTGGCAATGTGCCCGACACCCGATTGATGGTGATGGTGGCGCTGTCCTTGGCCGACGAACTGGCCGAAGCGCGCGAGAACCTGAATGCGCTCAACGACGACCTGTCCAACCTGGATCAGGGCGACGAACGGATGGCCCAGGGCATCGAAACCCTGGCCGAACGTATCGAAGCCATTGCGGAACGCCTGGAAAGGCCTTAG
- a CDS encoding 5-formyltetrahydrofolate cyclo-ligase produces the protein MTASHDPHPELTAAKAQARAHAVAVRRLAHADYGKLAAEKLAIHLDCIPFAVGTVVAGYWPMGDEIDPLPLLEALGGRGCTLALPVVSARGQPLTFRAWSMGEALEPGPHGTKHPLATAPMLIPQVLLLPLLAFDAAGYRLGYGGGYYDRTLDQLRRQSHVTAIGVAFAAQRVGAVPRGPHDQTLDLILTENGPLQPENA, from the coding sequence ATGACAGCATCTCACGATCCCCACCCGGAACTGACTGCCGCCAAGGCTCAGGCCCGCGCCCACGCGGTGGCCGTGCGCCGACTGGCCCATGCCGATTACGGCAAGCTGGCGGCAGAAAAGCTGGCCATCCATTTGGATTGCATCCCCTTCGCCGTCGGTACGGTGGTCGCCGGCTATTGGCCCATGGGCGACGAGATCGATCCTTTACCCTTGCTGGAAGCCCTGGGCGGGCGCGGCTGCACCCTGGCCTTGCCGGTGGTGTCCGCCCGCGGCCAGCCCCTGACCTTCCGCGCCTGGAGCATGGGCGAGGCACTCGAGCCCGGCCCTCATGGCACCAAACATCCCCTGGCCACCGCCCCGATGCTCATCCCCCAGGTGCTGCTGCTGCCGCTGCTGGCCTTTGACGCCGCCGGCTATCGCCTGGGCTATGGCGGCGGTTATTATGACCGCACCCTCGATCAACTGCGTCGCCAGTCCCATGTTACCGCCATCGGCGTCGCCTTTGCCGCCCAGCGGGTGGGGGCGGTGCCGCGCGGTCCACATGACCAGACGTTGGATTTGATCCTGACCGAAAACGGTCCGCTGCAGCCGGAGAACGCATGA
- a CDS encoding TIGR00282 family metallophosphoesterase, producing MRLLYLGDIVGRAGRDVVVANLPTARERLRLDFVVANGENAAHGFGITPKLCDDLYAAGVDVVTLGNHTWDQREIVPHLDAEPRLLRPLNYPAGTPGKGVGIYEAPRGKKVMVVQVMGRLFMDPLDCPFAAVEKELRKIRLGPGGADAIIVDVHAEATSEKMALGHVCDGRASLVVGGHSHIPTADAQIFTGGTAYQTDAGMCGDYNSVIGMKKDAAIHKFVRKTPGERLSPADGDGTLCAVFVETDDRTGLALRVAPLRIGPRLAENWPDA from the coding sequence ATGAGACTTCTGTATTTGGGCGATATCGTCGGTCGGGCCGGTCGGGACGTTGTGGTGGCCAATCTGCCCACGGCACGCGAGCGTCTGCGGCTGGATTTTGTCGTCGCCAATGGCGAGAACGCCGCCCACGGTTTCGGCATTACCCCCAAGCTGTGCGACGATCTGTACGCGGCGGGCGTCGATGTGGTCACCTTGGGCAATCACACCTGGGACCAGCGCGAGATCGTCCCCCATCTGGATGCCGAGCCGCGCCTGTTGCGGCCCTTGAACTATCCCGCCGGCACGCCGGGCAAGGGGGTGGGGATCTACGAGGCGCCGCGCGGCAAGAAGGTGATGGTGGTCCAGGTCATGGGCCGGCTGTTCATGGACCCGCTGGATTGCCCGTTCGCCGCGGTGGAAAAGGAATTGCGCAAAATTCGCCTGGGGCCGGGCGGCGCCGATGCCATCATCGTCGATGTCCATGCCGAGGCCACCAGCGAAAAGATGGCCCTGGGCCATGTGTGCGACGGTCGCGCCTCGCTGGTGGTGGGCGGGCATTCGCACATTCCCACCGCCGATGCCCAGATTTTCACCGGCGGTACCGCTTATCAGACCGATGCCGGCATGTGCGGCGACTATAACTCGGTCATCGGCATGAAGAAGGATGCGGCCATCCACAAATTCGTCCGCAAAACCCCAGGCGAGCGATTGTCGCCCGCCGATGGCGACGGCACCTTGTGCGCGGTGTTCGTGGAAACCGACGACCGCACCGGTCTGGCGCTCAGGGTGGCACCGTTGCGCATCGGTCCTAGGCTGGCGGAAAACTGGCCGGATGCCTGA
- a CDS encoding NrsF family protein — protein MKTEDLIHSLSADLAPVRRLPPVRHRLALWLAVSLPCLMTIALLFGLRPDLAQCLADQRFIIGNTAALLTGIAAAWAALATTVPGFSRLPVIALPLVPALVWLISAGEGCWRQWQLSGWSGLDSILHQKCLPEIIGTGLIPALALIVLSRRGASLHPGLTAGLAALAAAAIGSAALSLFHGGDTAWVTLTWHVGGAGLISALAALAGPRLVRHPASFPPA, from the coding sequence ATGAAGACCGAAGACCTGATCCACAGCCTGTCCGCCGATCTGGCCCCGGTCCGCCGCCTGCCGCCGGTCCGCCATCGGCTGGCCTTGTGGCTGGCGGTTTCGCTGCCCTGTCTGATGACCATCGCCTTGCTGTTCGGCCTGCGCCCCGATCTGGCCCAATGCCTGGCCGATCAACGTTTCATCATCGGTAACACGGCGGCCCTGCTGACCGGCATCGCCGCCGCTTGGGCCGCCCTGGCCACCACCGTACCGGGCTTTTCCCGCCTGCCGGTCATCGCCCTGCCCCTGGTCCCGGCCCTGGTCTGGCTGATCAGCGCCGGCGAGGGCTGCTGGCGCCAATGGCAGCTCAGCGGCTGGTCCGGCCTGGACTCGATCCTGCACCAGAAATGCCTGCCCGAGATCATCGGCACCGGGTTGATCCCGGCCTTGGCCCTGATCGTGCTCAGCCGTCGCGGTGCCAGCCTGCATCCCGGCCTGACCGCCGGGCTCGCGGCCCTGGCGGCGGCGGCCATCGGCTCGGCGGCGCTGTCATTATTTCATGGCGGCGACACCGCCTGGGTCACCTTGACCTGGCATGTGGGCGGCGCCGGGCTGATCAGCGCCCTGGCGGCCCTGGCCGGACCGCGCCTAGTCAGGCATCCGGCCAGTTTTCCGCCAGCCTAG